CCTTCGTTTTCGATGGTTGCTGGCGCTGATTCTTGCCACCACTGTGGCTGTTGCGGCACTCCCACCGGTAGTACGCGCCGTAGTTTTCATCTCTCCCCAATGTGCGCTGTGTCAGGATCTTTACGCCTATCTTTTGCCGTCACTCACGGAGCGTTATGGCGACCGTCTCGAACTAACCCAAGTAGATGTTACTCAACCCAATGGGGCTGCAATCTATCAGGCTGCGGTGGCATCTTATGGACTCGGTGTTTGGTCGGGAGTTCCGATAGTGTTGGTGGGGAAACAAGCCCTAACGGGATTGGACGCCATTGCTGTGACGTTGGGTGACGATTTCGAATCACTTGCCACGGGGGTACCGTCCGCTACGCATTGGCCCGACCTCCCGGGATTGGCCACGCTTCTACCTGAAGGAATGCGGGCGCTGAAGGCGCAAATGGCGGCGATTGCACCGCTTCCCCAATCGAACCCCTCCAGTGATTGGCGTAGTCGTTTTTTGCAGGATCCGATAGGGAATAGTCTGGCACTATTCGTGCTATTTATTATGCTAGTGGCGTTGACACATACCTTAATACGTTTACGCCATGGCGCAAGCAATCCACAATTCGCTAGTGCGCTGTTGCCCCTGGTTTTCGTAATAGGCATCGGTATTTCCGCTTATACCGCCTATGCTGCGTTAGTGGGAGTGGCCCCGATCTGTGGCCCCGTGGGAGACTGCGCTGCGGTACAATCCAGCGTATATTCGCGTCTCTTCGGTATCCCTCTGGGGATATTTGGGATTATGAACTACACAGGTCTCCTGGTGTCCCGTGAATTAGCGCGGCGTCTTTCCCCAAATGGTGGTGGATGGCATTGGTTACCTTGGGCCATGGCGCTGGGGGGATTTTCCTTCTCTCTGCGACTTACGACCCTGGAGCCTTTTGTTATTGGCGCCACCTGCCTATGGTGCTTGAGTTCCGCCCTGGCCATGACAGCGGCGCTATGGTTACTAGCCGGGGAACTTCATGAAGCAAAGGATCGCCCAACCCCAGTGTCAATGGCAAGAAAATAAGCGTTCCTCTTTCTAAAATTAACTCAAGTTGCTACCTAATGCATTCTTCTCCTCTCTCCCTCCGGGAGAGGGGCCGGGAGTGAGGGCGTGATGCTGACGAATCAACAAATTCTTGCACTCACCCCAATCCTTCTCCCGGCGGAGAGATAGGGACTTTTTGTTTCTCACCGCATAGGTAGCAACTTGGATTAAAGTTAGGAGAAAAATCTTTATTTCTTCTTGTTTCTGATGACAAAACTAAAGTTGAATAAATTTATATGAAACTTGCGCTCGGTCCGGTTCTCTATTATTGGTCACAGGATACCTTGCTGGAATTCTATGAAAAGGTGGCTGGTTGGCCAGTAGATATTGTCTACCTGGGAGAGACGGTATGCTCTAAACGCCGGGCACTTTCGGTGACGGAGTGGCTGGAGGTGGGCGATCGTTTAGCGGCGGCAGGCAAAGAGGTAGTAATCTCCACGCTATCTTTGCTGGAGGCAGAATCAGAGCTTAAAACGCTACGACGCTGGTGTGAAAATGGAAAATTTTTGGTAGAGGCCAACGACATGGCGGCCGTGAATCTGTTGGCAGGGCGGGTGCCTTTTATTACGGGTCCCACGGTGAATCTCTATAACCAACGTTCGCTACGCCTGCTCCATGGAATTGGATTGAAGCGTTGGGTATTGCCGGTAGAATTATCGCGGGCCACGCTGGCTGATCTTCAGAAAGATCGACCGGAAGGACTGGAGGTTGAGGTATATGCCTATGGTCGCCTGCCGCTATCCATCTCCGCGCGTTGTTTTACCGCTCGTGCCCACAATCTGCCTAAAGACGATTGCCAATATCGTTGCCTTGATTACCCCGAAGGGATGGTGCTCTATTCTCAGGAAAACCAGCCCTTTTTGACCCTCAATGGGGTCCAGACTATGTCGGCACTTACCTACAACCTATTGGAAGAATTGCCGGATATGGCGGCTCTTCAAGTCGACGTGGTGCGAGTGAGTCCCCCGGCGCAACGTGCTGATCGGGTGATTGCTGCTTTTCGCGAGGCATTAGATGGTAAATCCGCGACTACGGCAGCTCTGGGTGTTCATTTACCACAAGGAGCTTGTAGTGGTTATTGGTTTGGGCGTCCTGGTATCGAGAATTCAAAAATCTAGATAATCCAAGTTCTACCTAGTGCTTGGTCGAAAACTCCGGTTCTGTGTTCTGCAACCCTCCGGGTTGCAAAGTCAAGACTGTTTTCAGTCAGGCACTACCTATCCATCCTTGGTAGGTATACCGT
Above is a window of Gammaproteobacteria bacterium DNA encoding:
- a CDS encoding putative membrane protein (Evidence 3 : Putative function from multiple computational evidences), which produces MQWFFFCVVMFSHYCKKSAMSLPFLRFRWLLALILATTVAVAALPPVVRAVVFISPQCALCQDLYAYLLPSLTERYGDRLELTQVDVTQPNGAAIYQAAVASYGLGVWSGVPIVLVGKQALTGLDAIAVTLGDDFESLATGVPSATHWPDLPGLATLLPEGMRALKAQMAAIAPLPQSNPSSDWRSRFLQDPIGNSLALFVLFIMLVALTHTLIRLRHGASNPQFASALLPLVFVIGIGISAYTAYAALVGVAPICGPVGDCAAVQSSVYSRLFGIPLGIFGIMNYTGLLVSRELARRLSPNGGGWHWLPWAMALGGFSFSLRLTTLEPFVIGATCLWCLSSALAMTAALWLLAGELHEAKDRPTPVSMARK
- a CDS encoding hypothetical protein (Evidence 5 : Unknown function); the encoded protein is MRNKKSLSLRREKDWGECKNLLIRQHHALTPGPSPGGREEKNALGSNLS
- the ubiV gene encoding Ubiquinone biosynthesis protein UbiV; the encoded protein is MKLALGPVLYYWSQDTLLEFYEKVAGWPVDIVYLGETVCSKRRALSVTEWLEVGDRLAAAGKEVVISTLSLLEAESELKTLRRWCENGKFLVEANDMAAVNLLAGRVPFITGPTVNLYNQRSLRLLHGIGLKRWVLPVELSRATLADLQKDRPEGLEVEVYAYGRLPLSISARCFTARAHNLPKDDCQYRCLDYPEGMVLYSQENQPFLTLNGVQTMSALTYNLLEELPDMAALQVDVVRVSPPAQRADRVIAAFREALDGKSATTAALGVHLPQGACSGYWFGRPGIENSKI